The following coding sequences are from one Molothrus aeneus isolate 106 chromosome Z, BPBGC_Maene_1.0, whole genome shotgun sequence window:
- the GDNF gene encoding glial cell line-derived neurotrophic factor: protein MKLWDVVAVCVVLLNTVSTLPLPTANMPEDYPDQFDEVVDFIQATIKRLRRSPDKQTPIFSRRERNRQNAATNIENSNKKGRRNQKGKNRGCVLTEIHLNVTDLDLGYETKEELIFRYCSGSCDAAETTYDKILKNLTKKKKLVTDKVRQACCRPTAFDDDLSFLDDNLVYHILKKHSAKRCGCV, encoded by the exons ATGAAGTTATGGGATGTTGTGGCTGTCTGCGTGGTGCTGCTCAACACGGTGTCCACCTTGCCCCTGCCCACCG CTAATATGCCAGAGGATTATCCAGATCAGTTTGATGAGGTAGTGGACTTTATTCAAGCCACTATTAAAAGACTGAGGAGGTCACCAGATAAACAGACTCCGATTTTCTCTAGGCGGGAGAGAAACCGTCAAAATGCAGCCACAAACATAGAGAATTccaacaaaaaaggaagaaggaatcAAAAGGGCAAAAATCGAGGATGTGTCTTaacagaaatacatttaaatgtGACCGACTTGGATTTGGGATATGAAACCAAAGAAGAGCTAATTTTCCGGTATTGCAGTGGATCTTGTGATGCAGCTGAGACCACCTatgacaaaattttaaaaaacctaaccaaaaagaaaaaactggtCACTGACAAAGTGAGGCAAGCCTGTTGCAGACCCACAGCCTTTGATGACGACTTGTCCTTTTTGGATGATAACCTGGTTTACCACATACTGAAAAAACATTCCGCAAAAAGGTGTGGATGCGTCTGA